One stretch of Eretmochelys imbricata isolate rEreImb1 chromosome 1, rEreImb1.hap1, whole genome shotgun sequence DNA includes these proteins:
- the GTSE1 gene encoding G2 and S phase-expressed protein 1 isoform X1, whose amino-acid sequence MEEGKEMSVGWSNNMAEEKLDVCKNSDFPLLTDEKFDFDLSLSPASGNEDEVFVGPLGHKEKCVAVSIEAIKGAEEKISQTPDDKLMWSPLTGEKFVEIFKEAHLLALQLESGNKNEQNKVTQSEGPKPKVIEKFVQASKSKLKIFQKGNIEKSPRAIKRETYCVWDSPISQLPPSFQKRSDLPVTAVDKTPPNTSSPIKIHKFPKISVSPLAQEQQSDEKNKKAISKLHTKASSALGKSRQLTVEKPKPGKKHVNSMGSSEDLLSDKSSVASDVCDSSFSGSSSLQDKRVLPSQSKFGLKKTQLKPPSVANGPLRKNTSSSSSSSISSMNSSLNSSLSVSPIGGNGKSSLSSKISVSSSKLLSSTKRLAMVRPIRMSSLQTVHSDVSCKQTRSVSTPKISTAGNLAKSSASVTGSQTLASGIQRLSSVPNLQKISQQNKDGSAAKGNTCPKDNAKIILTPTNQIKVPKRCGGSSSENTAPKIMEPIRLLSCGTFGSGVAVCTPVRSSEDGASQNSCLSSRSILITPASIKRSAVPTPASRISGIPTITPKTLPKSVSSPHFMSVRQVSSVSTRKTLAACSKQAKDTKTQVSSFEDDDLSPPPMIPLTLVFSPEKTTEIAQNEIQEETEVQKQPAEGAQTNEVLLVDIGIDETPIAALECESRPLIDLSNTPEVNKVIPLKPSVVGQLIDLSSPLITLSPEVNKENLDSPLLKF is encoded by the exons ATGgaagaaggaaaggaaatgtcAGTAGGCTGGTCAAATAATATGGCTGAAGAAAAACTGGATGTTTGCAAGAACAGTG ACTTTCCCCTTCTAACTGATGAAAAATTTGATTTTGACCTTTCTCTGTCTCCTGCAAG TGGAAATGAAGATGAAGTTTTTGTTGGACCTCTTGGGCACAAAGAAAAATGTGTTGCTGTCAGTATTGAAGCAATTAAAGGTGCTGAAGAAAAGATCTCTCAGACCCCTGATGATAAGCTGATGTGGAGTCCTCTTACTGGAGAGAAATTTGTGGAAATCTTTAAAGAAGCTCACTTGTTAGCACTGCAGCTAGAAAGcggcaacaaaaatgaacagaacaaagtCACCCAATCAGAAGGGCCAAAACCCAAGGTTATAGAAAAATTTGTGCAAGCATCCAAGTCAAAACTAAAAATCTTTCAAAAAGGAAACATAGAGAAAAGCCCCAGGGCTATTAAAAGGGAGACATACTGTGTGTGGGACAGCCCAATTTCTCAACTGCCACCTTCCTTTCAGAAGCGTTCAGATTTACCTGTGACAGCAGTTGACAAAACTCCTCCAAACACATCTAGTCCTATTAAAATCCATAAATTTCCTAAAATATCTGTTTCACCTCTAGCCCAAGAACAGCAAagtgatgaaaaaaataaaaaggcaataaGCAAATTGCACACAAAGGCTTCATCTGCTCTTGGAAAAAGCCGTCAACTGACAGTAGAAAAG CCAAAACCAGGGAAAAAACATGTGAACAGCATGGGGTCATCTGAAGATCTACTCTCTGACAAATCCAGTGTTGCTTCAGATGTATGTGACTCATCATTCAGTGGCAGCTCATCATTACAAGACAAGCGAGTTCTTCCTTCTCAAAGCAAG TTTGGGTTAAAGAAGACACAGTTAAAACCTCCTAGTGTTGCTAATGGTCCTCTAAGAAAGAACACCTCATCTTCATCGTCGTCCTCCATTTCCAGCATGAACTCCAGTTTGAATTCAAGTTTGTCCGTCTCTCCCATAGGGGGAAATG GTAAATCAAGTCTCTCTTCAAAAATTTCTGTGAGCAGCTCCAAACTCTTATCTAGCACAAAAAGACTGGCTATGGTTAGACCTATCAGAATGTCATCTCTGCAGACTGTCCATTCTGATGTGTCCTGCAAGCAAACAAGATCAGTTAGTACTCCCAAAATATCTACTGCTGGGAATTTAGCCAAGTCTTCAGCTTCTGTGACAGGATCCCAAACTCTAGCCAGTGGAATTCAGAGACTGAGCTCAGTCCCTAATCTGCAGAAGATATCTCAGCAGAACAAAGATGGAAGTGCAGCAAAAGGAAACACATGCCCAAAAGACAACGCTAAAATTATACTCACACCTACAAATCAGATTAAGGTCCCTAAGAGATGTGGAG GTTCATCATCAGAAAATACAGCACCAAAAATAATGGAGCCAATCAGATTACTATCTTGTGGCACATTTGGAAG TGGTGTTGCTGTTTGCACTCCTGTCAGATCTTCAGAAGATGGGGCCTCGCAGAACTCTTGTCTTAGTTCCAGGTCCAttttaattactccagccagtaTAAAACGTTCTGCTGTGCCTACACCTGCCAGTCGTATCTCAGGAATTCCAACAATAACTCCTAAAACTTTGCCAAAATCTGTCTCCTCTCCACATTTTATGTCTGTTCGTCAAGTCTCCAGTGTGTCCACCAGAAAGACTCTTGCAGCTTG TTCTAAACAGGCAAAGGACACCAAGACACAAGTGTCGTCATTTGAAGATGATGACTTATCTCCTCCACCTATGATACCTCTTACACTTGTCTTTTCACCAGAAAAGACTACAGAAATAGCACAGAATGAAATACAAGAAGAGACTGAAGTACAAAAACAGCCAGCTGAAGGAGCACAAACTAATGAG GTCTTGCTGGTAGATATTGGAATAGATGAAACTCCCATTGCTGCTTTGGAATGTGAAAGTAGACCTCTCATTGACCTTTCTAATACTCCAGAAGTGAATAAAGTTATTCCACTAAAACCTAGTGTGGTAGGACAG CTTATAGATTTGAGTTCTCCTCTTATCACTCTGAGTCCTGAAGTGAACAAAGAGAATCTGGATTCCCCTCTGCTGAAGTTCTAA
- the GTSE1 gene encoding G2 and S phase-expressed protein 1 isoform X2, with protein MWSPLTGEKFVEIFKEAHLLALQLESGNKNEQNKVTQSEGPKPKVIEKFVQASKSKLKIFQKGNIEKSPRAIKRETYCVWDSPISQLPPSFQKRSDLPVTAVDKTPPNTSSPIKIHKFPKISVSPLAQEQQSDEKNKKAISKLHTKASSALGKSRQLTVEKPKPGKKHVNSMGSSEDLLSDKSSVASDVCDSSFSGSSSLQDKRVLPSQSKFGLKKTQLKPPSVANGPLRKNTSSSSSSSISSMNSSLNSSLSVSPIGGNGKSSLSSKISVSSSKLLSSTKRLAMVRPIRMSSLQTVHSDVSCKQTRSVSTPKISTAGNLAKSSASVTGSQTLASGIQRLSSVPNLQKISQQNKDGSAAKGNTCPKDNAKIILTPTNQIKVPKRCGGSSSENTAPKIMEPIRLLSCGTFGSGVAVCTPVRSSEDGASQNSCLSSRSILITPASIKRSAVPTPASRISGIPTITPKTLPKSVSSPHFMSVRQVSSVSTRKTLAACSKQAKDTKTQVSSFEDDDLSPPPMIPLTLVFSPEKTTEIAQNEIQEETEVQKQPAEGAQTNEVLLVDIGIDETPIAALECESRPLIDLSNTPEVNKVIPLKPSVVGQLIDLSSPLITLSPEVNKENLDSPLLKF; from the exons ATGTGGAGTCCTCTTACTGGAGAGAAATTTGTGGAAATCTTTAAAGAAGCTCACTTGTTAGCACTGCAGCTAGAAAGcggcaacaaaaatgaacagaacaaagtCACCCAATCAGAAGGGCCAAAACCCAAGGTTATAGAAAAATTTGTGCAAGCATCCAAGTCAAAACTAAAAATCTTTCAAAAAGGAAACATAGAGAAAAGCCCCAGGGCTATTAAAAGGGAGACATACTGTGTGTGGGACAGCCCAATTTCTCAACTGCCACCTTCCTTTCAGAAGCGTTCAGATTTACCTGTGACAGCAGTTGACAAAACTCCTCCAAACACATCTAGTCCTATTAAAATCCATAAATTTCCTAAAATATCTGTTTCACCTCTAGCCCAAGAACAGCAAagtgatgaaaaaaataaaaaggcaataaGCAAATTGCACACAAAGGCTTCATCTGCTCTTGGAAAAAGCCGTCAACTGACAGTAGAAAAG CCAAAACCAGGGAAAAAACATGTGAACAGCATGGGGTCATCTGAAGATCTACTCTCTGACAAATCCAGTGTTGCTTCAGATGTATGTGACTCATCATTCAGTGGCAGCTCATCATTACAAGACAAGCGAGTTCTTCCTTCTCAAAGCAAG TTTGGGTTAAAGAAGACACAGTTAAAACCTCCTAGTGTTGCTAATGGTCCTCTAAGAAAGAACACCTCATCTTCATCGTCGTCCTCCATTTCCAGCATGAACTCCAGTTTGAATTCAAGTTTGTCCGTCTCTCCCATAGGGGGAAATG GTAAATCAAGTCTCTCTTCAAAAATTTCTGTGAGCAGCTCCAAACTCTTATCTAGCACAAAAAGACTGGCTATGGTTAGACCTATCAGAATGTCATCTCTGCAGACTGTCCATTCTGATGTGTCCTGCAAGCAAACAAGATCAGTTAGTACTCCCAAAATATCTACTGCTGGGAATTTAGCCAAGTCTTCAGCTTCTGTGACAGGATCCCAAACTCTAGCCAGTGGAATTCAGAGACTGAGCTCAGTCCCTAATCTGCAGAAGATATCTCAGCAGAACAAAGATGGAAGTGCAGCAAAAGGAAACACATGCCCAAAAGACAACGCTAAAATTATACTCACACCTACAAATCAGATTAAGGTCCCTAAGAGATGTGGAG GTTCATCATCAGAAAATACAGCACCAAAAATAATGGAGCCAATCAGATTACTATCTTGTGGCACATTTGGAAG TGGTGTTGCTGTTTGCACTCCTGTCAGATCTTCAGAAGATGGGGCCTCGCAGAACTCTTGTCTTAGTTCCAGGTCCAttttaattactccagccagtaTAAAACGTTCTGCTGTGCCTACACCTGCCAGTCGTATCTCAGGAATTCCAACAATAACTCCTAAAACTTTGCCAAAATCTGTCTCCTCTCCACATTTTATGTCTGTTCGTCAAGTCTCCAGTGTGTCCACCAGAAAGACTCTTGCAGCTTG TTCTAAACAGGCAAAGGACACCAAGACACAAGTGTCGTCATTTGAAGATGATGACTTATCTCCTCCACCTATGATACCTCTTACACTTGTCTTTTCACCAGAAAAGACTACAGAAATAGCACAGAATGAAATACAAGAAGAGACTGAAGTACAAAAACAGCCAGCTGAAGGAGCACAAACTAATGAG GTCTTGCTGGTAGATATTGGAATAGATGAAACTCCCATTGCTGCTTTGGAATGTGAAAGTAGACCTCTCATTGACCTTTCTAATACTCCAGAAGTGAATAAAGTTATTCCACTAAAACCTAGTGTGGTAGGACAG CTTATAGATTTGAGTTCTCCTCTTATCACTCTGAGTCCTGAAGTGAACAAAGAGAATCTGGATTCCCCTCTGCTGAAGTTCTAA